The Callospermophilus lateralis isolate mCalLat2 chromosome 15, mCalLat2.hap1, whole genome shotgun sequence genome window below encodes:
- the Fxyd4 gene encoding FXYD domain-containing ion transport regulator 4 → MERVTWAFLLVLAGLPVLKANMLFDKDSPFYYDWESLQLGGMIFAGLFCVAGCAMALSGKCKCKCNQTPSPLPEKTTPLITPGELGF, encoded by the exons ATGGAAAGAGTGACCTGGGCCTTTCTCTTGGTGCTGGCAG GCCTGCCTGTCTTGAAAGCCAACATGCTGTTCG ATAAAGATAGTCCCTTCTACTATG ACTGGGAAAGCCTGCAGCTGGGTGGGATGATCTTCGCAGGTCTCTTCTGTGTCGCTGGATGTGCCATGGCCCTGA GTGGCAAATGCAAATGCAAGTGCAATCAGACCCCCAG TCCCTTACCTGAAAAAACCACTCCACTCATCACTCCAGGTGAGCTGGGCTTCTGA